The Thermosynechococcus sp. CL-1 genomic interval AGTTCGGTTGATCGAGTTGAGATAACTTTCGTTCAGTCCCCTGCCCTCGTGGTGGGGGATTTTTGTTTTTGATAAGTTTGATAAAAAGTTGTAGCTGCTTGTTTCAAGTCGGCAGCAAACTAGTTCCTTGCCAACGACTAAAGTTAGGGATTTGTAACGTATCTCAATATACTAGTCCCCTAAAAACGTTTTCAATGACATCACGCTACTTTTTAGATATCCTAGGACTGAATTTTGCCATTGATGAGATTGGGTTTTAACTGAGGACGGTTGTAATGCGTGATACATTTAACCTAGCTATTTTGAGGTTTTCATCTAAGAGCCCTATTGAAGGCTTGTTGGCTCAAATTAGTACTGAAGAAACTTCCCAAATTGTCGGTGAAAATTCAGTGAATCCAGCTTTTGACCTTAACAATTTGGGGAGCCTTTTAGCGCAAGTCATTATTGCAGTTGCTTTGTTGCTCATTGGCTGGATTGTTGCCACTATTCTGGCAAAGATAACACGCTCGGTTTTGAAACGACTGCGCGTTGATGAACGATTGACCCAGTTCTTTGGTGGCAATGAGTCGCTTCAGAGCATATCAGTGACTGCTATTCTGGCAGCAGTGGTTTTTTGGGTCATCTTTTTGCTGGCGGTGGTGGCCTTTTTGGATGCCCTGCGGCTAACAACGGTTTCCCAGCCCCTCAATGCATTTCTCAATCAAGTTTTTAGTTTCCTGCCCAAGCTGGGGGCAGCCATCTTGCTGGCGGATGTGGCTTGGGTAGTGGCGACCATATCAAAAATGGTGGTTACTCAGTCCGCCCGTTCTTTGAATTTGGATCGCCAACTCCCCCTAGAATCTGAGGGGAATGGTTCCTCAGAGGGGCCGGCCACCATGTCTGTGGCTGAGATGTTGGGAAATACCCTCTATTGGTTTGTTTTTCTTTTCTTCCTGCCCTTAATTTTGGGGGTGCTTGATCTGCAAGGCTCATTGCAGCCTGTACAAAATCTCTTGAATGATATTCTAGGGGCACTGCCTTTTGTCTTTAAGGCGGTGATTATCGCGGTTGTTGGTTGGTTTATTGCCCGCATTGTCCGCAGCTTAGTCGTTAACTTAATGACGGCCATGGGGATTCAGCGCATTGGTCAGCGCCTCGGTCTAGGGCAAACCAGTTTAGGGGAATCCCTAGCAACGGTCATCGGTACGATTGTCTATGTCTTAGTCTTGATTCCCACGGCGATCGCCAGCCTTGACGCGTTGCAAATTGTGGCCATTACGGAACCGGCAACGGCAATGCTCAACCAAGTGCTGACGGCATTGCCGAAAATTTTTACTGCAGCCATTATTCTGCTGCTGGCCTATGTAATTGGCCGCTTTGTGGCGGAGACGCTTACCAATTTCCTACAAACCATCGGCTTTGATCAAGTGTTTGTCTGGCTAGGTCTAGAGCGTCCGACGGTGGATTCTCAGGAGTCTCAGCCGGCGGAGGCACCCGAGCAGCGCTGGCGACAGCCCTCAGAAGTGATGGGCATCGTTGCCCTTGTTGGCGTTTTGTTATTTGGGGCGATCGCTGCCGTTGATGTACTGGATATTCCTGCTCTCAGTGCTTTTGTCACTGCCCTAGTAGTGGTGATTGGTCGGGTGTTGGTCGGAACGCTGATCTTTGCGGTAGGATTGTATTTTGCCAATTTAGTGTTTCGGCTTCTTGCCAGTTCTGGCACCTCCCAAGGGCGTTTTCTCGCTCAGGCGGCGCGGCTAGCAACGATGACATTTGTGGGGGCAATGGCTTTGCAACAGATGGGCATCGCAACAAGTATTGTCAATTTAGCCTTTGGCTTGCTCTTTGGTTCTATTGCGGTGGCGATCGCCCTCGCCTTTGGGTTGGGATGCCGTCAAATTGCCGCGTCTCAAGTTGAAGAATGGCTGAATCTGCTTAAGGGCAGGAATTCCGAAAATTCTTGAGCAAGGTAGTGGAGTAAGTTAACGCAGGAACGCTGTTTTAGCCACCAGAGGGGGAGAAATATTTCCTCTCCCCCTTGTCTGCTAATCAGGCTAGCGGAAGGAGGGTTGGTGGCGGATCAGATCTAGGAACTCTTGGCGGGTGCGGGCATCTTCAGCAAACACCCCTTGCATTGAACTGGTGACCGTCCAAGAGCCCGGTTTTTGTACACCTCGCATCACCATACACATATGGGTGGCCTCAACAACCACAGCCACCCCTTGCGGTTTCAGGAGTCCTTGCAAAGCATCTGCAATTTGTTGGGTTAGGCGCTCCTGCACCTGTAGCCGCCGCGCATACATCTCGCAAATGCGGGCAATTTTTGACAGGCCAATGACCCTGCCATTGGGAATGTAGGCGACATGGGCACGACCAATGATTGGCAGAATATGGTGCTCACAACAACTAAAGAGATCGATGTCGCGCACTAAGACCATCTCATTGGTGTCTTCGTAAAAAACGGCGTCATTCAGTAGGTCATCCAAGGATTGGCGGTAGCCACTGGTTAAAAACTTCAAGGCTTGCACAACCCGTTTGGGGGTATCCCGCAGGCCTTCGCGATCGGGATTTTCCCCTAGCCCGATGAGGAGTGTGCGAACCGCCTGCTCCATCTCAGCATCCGACACCTGGGTCGAGACGCAGGTGGGTATACTTTCAAGGCTGCTTTGCACGGTTAACAACTGGTTACGGGATTGCTGGGACATAGGGTACCTAAAATAATAACGATTATCATTCTATTTACTGGTGGAAATGGTGTCAATGAAACTGACATGAAAGTCGGTTTAGTTGAGCATAGAATTTACAGGGGAAAGGCAGTCAAAATAAAATCCCCTCGTCCGCACTGGGAGAGGGGTTAGGGTGATTGAATCTACTAATTTAGGTTATCTAAAGCTGCGGTACAAAGCGCTCTTTATCGGGAACAACGGTGTATTCAGCAACAATTTGCCGGAACTCTTCACCATCAATGGTTTCTTTTTCTACTAGGAGATCGACGAGGCGGTCAATGACCACGCGATTGTCCCGGATAATCTTGATGGCGAGTTCGTAGCTGTGCTGCACCAACTCCCGCACTTGGGCATCAATGCGCGCCGCAATTTCTTCGGAGTATTCTGTTCGAGACACCAAGTCCCGCCCCAAGAACACTTCACCGTTTTGGGTTTCCAAGGAGAGAGGTCCTAGATCTGACATACCAAAGCGGGTCACCATTTGCCGTGCCATTGCTGTCACTTGCTGCAGGTCATTGCCAGCACCAGTCGTGACCTCAGCATCGCCAAAGACGACGTATTCAGCCGCTCGGCCCCCAAGGGCACCGGCCATCCGCGCCATGAGTTGCGATCGCGAGATCAGACCAGAATCCTCTGAGGGCATGAACCAAGTGAGACCACGGGCTTGACCGCGGGGCACCAACGTCACTTTTTGGACAGGATCGTGCTCTTTAAGCAGTGTCCCGACAATGGCATGACCCACTTCGTGGTAGGCGATGAGGCGCTTGCTCTTGCCGTCAATCAGCGGTGTGCCCTCCATACCAGCGACAACCCGATCCACGGCATCGTCAATTTCCAGCATGGTGATGGCGGGTTTCCGCCGCCGGGCCGTGAGAATCGCTGCTTCATTGAGGAGGTTGGCCAAATCGGCTCCCGTAAAGCCGGGGGTACGGCGAGCGATCGCCTCAAGGGAAACTTCGGGCGCCAATTTCTTGTTGCGGGCATGCACCTTGAGAATCGCCAAGCGACCCTTAATATCCGGTGCATCTACCACCACCTGCCGGTCAAAGCGACCCGGACGCAGGAGAGCCGCATCCAAGACATCAGGACGATTGGTTGCCGCAATCACAATGATGCCGGTATTCCCCTCAAAGCCATCCATTTCGGTCAGCAGTTGGTTGAGGGTTTGCTCCCGCTCATCGTTACCGCCGCCAATGCCAGCCCCGCGTTGGCGACCCACAGCATCAATTTCATCAATAAAGATGAGACAGGGAGCGTTTTCTTTGGCTTTGCGGAACAGATCCCGGACGCGGGAGGCACCAACACCAACAAACATCTCGACAAATTCTGAACCCGAGATGGAGAAGAAGGGTACCCCTGCCTCACCGGCGATTGCCTTGGCCAGCATCGTTTTCCCTGTGCCGGGTGGCCCTACTAGTAGCACCCCTTTGGGAATGCGAGCACCCACCGCTGTAAATTTCTCGGGCTTCTTCAGGAAGGTGACCACCTCTTGTAGTTCTTCCTTGGCTTCATCGACACCAGCAACATCGTCAAACATGACACCCGTTTTGGCCTCCATTTGGAAGCGGGCGCGAGACTTACCAAAGTTCATCGCCTGACCTGGGCCTCCGGGCACGTTGCTGGAGCGGCGGAAGAGGAAAAAGAGTCCTCCCAAGAGCAAGACGGGGAAGAGTAAATTACCCAAGAGTCCCCACAGGGCACCATCATTGCGAGCCGGATGAACATCAATTTCTACGTGCTGCTCCCGCAGTTTACTAATGACTTCTGGAGCCGTCCCCGGCATATCTACCCGTACCCGCAGGGGGCGACCGTTAATCAGTTCCGGATCAGAGACATCCACAATGGCGGTGCGACCATTATCGAAAATGTCCACTTTACTAATGCGACCCGCATCTAAATAGTTGAGGAATCGCCCATAGCTCATGCGCGTACTGGCGGTATTCAGAGGAGGCTGACTTTGATTGAGCATAAAGTTGCTCGCCCCCTGCCAGAGGAGAACCCCCATGAGCAGTAGGGGGATTGACCAAAGGAGAACAGTTTTCCAAGAGACTTTCATTGGCGGCGCTTTTTATCAGGTTCTTAACTAAATTTAACATATCCCTCCCAAAGGGGGGGTATTAGTTCATCATGCCCTCAAGCAGGCGATCGCGCCGCTGCTGGAGAACTGCCTGCAGCAGAGGATAGCCCCGTAACTCAGGATCCTGGGCGATCAGTTCACTGGCCGCCGATCGCGCCGCCTCTAGGCAATCTTGATCCTCAACGAGGCTAGCGAGGGCAAAGTCCGGTAATCCCGATTGCCGCGTCCCCAACACCTCCCCCGGACCGCGCAGCCGCAGATCCATCTCTGCAATAAAGAAGCCATCCTGAGACTGTGCCAGCACATTCAGCCGTTGCTTGGCAACATCATTGCGAGAACTATTGAGCAGCAGACAATAGGACTGTTGGGCACCCCGCCCCACCCGCCCCCGCAGTTGATGGAGTTGGGATAGGCCAAAGCGTTCGGCATGTTCAATGAGCATCACCGTGGCATTGGGGACATCCACCCCCACCTCAACCACCGTGGTAGCCACCAGAATATCCAATTCCCCCTTGGCAAAGGCTTGAATTGTCGCATCCTTTTCACTCGATACCATGCGACCGTGGAGCAGCCCGACCCGAAAATTGGGAAAAATCTCCGTTTGTAATCGCTCGTGCTCGGCAATGGCGGATTTCAGATCCAGTTTTTCCGATTCCTCAACCAAAGGCAGGACAATATACGCTTGCCGCCCTTGGGCTACTTCCCGACGGATTAAATCGTAGGCGCAGGAGCGATCGCCCCGTCCCAAGACGGTTGTTTGAATCGGCTGCCGACCGGGGGGCAATTCATCAATTTGACTCACATCCAAATCCCCATGGAGGGTCAAGGCAAGCGTGCGGGGAATCGGTGTCGCCGTCATGGTCAACACATGGGGCAGGAGTCCTTTAGCTTGCAGCTTTGCCCGTTGCGCCACCCCAAAGCGGTGCTGTTCATCAATAACCACGAGACCGAGGCGCTGAAACGTCACCCCCTCTTGGATCAGAGCGTGGGTGCCCACCAGCACCGGCAATTCCCCTGTTGCCAATTGATCCAGAATCTGGCGGCGCTTGGCTGTACGTATCGATCCTGTGAGCAGTTCCACCGGCACATGGAGGGGGGTGAGCCATTCCAAGAGCTTGCGATAGTGCTGCTCTGCCAGAACCTCCGTGGGTGCCATTAGTGCCCCTTGATAGCCGGACTGCACTGCCGCCAATAGGGCAATCACTGCAACAACCGTTTTCCCTGACCCCACATCCCCTTGGACAAGGCGATTCATGGGAATCGGGCGCTCTAAATCCGCCAAAATTTCCGCCACTACCCGCTGCTGCGCCCCTGTGAGTTGAAAGGGCAGCCCTTGGTAAAACTGCTCAATCAGTTCCCCTTGGGGATTGAGGGGGGCACTGGCCTGCTGTTGCTGCTGGCGCCGCCGTTGCAGTAAGCCCAGTTGCAGGTAAAAAAATTCATCAAAAATCAGCCGCCGCCGTGCCAGACTCAGTTGCGTTCGATCCGGCGGAAAGTGAATGTGCCGTAGCGCCATGTCTAAGGGCAGGAGTTGGTGACGTTGGCGTAGCCCCTGCGGTAGGGGATCAGGATAGCCCTGCACCAAGGGCAGAACGCGATCGACCGCACGGCGAATCACATCGGGAGATACCCCCTCCGTTAAGGGATAGACCGGCACAATACGGCCAATCGTGAGGGAGTCTATTTCTGCCCCAGCATGATCCAGCACTTCCAACTGCGGATCTTCAAGGGTAAGGCCATACTTTGTCAGTTTCACGAGGCCAGAGGCAGCCACAATGGTCTGTGGGGCATAGAGGCGTTTTTGCTGCTCTTGCCACCCCCGTTGGGCATAGCGGGCACCCGCATAGAAGCGACTCAGGCGAATTTGCCCGGTGCGATCTTGAAGAACAATTTCTAAGATCGTCAGCTTGGCATTGCGGGGACTGGTAAAACAGTTGCAACGGCGGACTTTACCCACAAGGGTGACGGTCTCCCCAGCTTGCAGTTGCTGAATCGGGACTTGGCGGGCATAGTCAATGTGATCGCGGGGGAAGTAGTAAATGAGATCCGCAACCCTATAAAGCCCGAGTTTTTCCAGTTTCGCCGCAGTGCGCTCACCAATCCCATTCACTGTTTTGAGCGCTTGATCGAGGGGACGGGGGCGCGGGGGTGGACTTGTGAGTTGTTTGTGGACATCGTGGAGCAGTTGGCGCGTTTTCACCACGAGGTGTTGTCGTTGGCTGGGGGAGAGATCGTTGTAGTGGGCATAGGCTGCCGCCGTTTCCTGCCAGCGATCGCGCATCTGAAGGGGGAGTTGTTGCAGAGGGGCTTGCATTAACGCTGCGTGTAAATACTCATTAAACCGATAGGTATTGCCCTGAAGGTTGCAAAAACCCCGCGCCGTTTCAATGGCAAGGGCGCGTTGTAGGCGTGGCCAGTCAAGGGACACAGCAGGCCTCCTTCCCTATTGCTCACCATCCATTGCTTCGGGGACACTGGCGGTCGCGTCTGCGGCTTCATTGGCTTTCCACGTTTGCCACCATACCCGACTGGCCTTGAGAACCAGATATTGCCGCTGTTTTTTATGCAGTTGCTTCTGGAGGGTGGCCAGACGTGCTTCCAGTTGGCGAATTTGACTGCGCTGATTGCCGAGGGGGGGATGCTGAAACTCCAGTTCCTCAAGTTGCAGGTAAATGGCTGCCATGGGGTGATGACTGGAAGATTCCCTTGGGGACTCACTGGTGTCTCGCTCCTCTTCGCCCTCCTCTTGTAGTTTCTGCTCATCTAGCATCATCGTCAACAAATGGGGAATCCGCCCAAGGGGACGATTTTCTGCCTTACTGGCAATCTCTAAAATGACCGCGATTGGGGCAGGCGGTAAGATAGCCGCCCGTTGTAGTAGATGGTTAATCTTGAGCGAACTTTGATAAAGAACTTGGCTCAATTGCTCTGATAGGGAGGGGGGTTCCTGTTCCTTGGTTGCGTCTTCTTCCCCATTCGTTGCCTCTTGCCTTGCAGTTGAGTCTTCTTGGCGACGGGTCTGTAGGCTTAAAATCGTGGTTTCCAAGGCGATCGCCAGTTCAACAATCTGACGCTGAAGGTCCTGTCGCTCTGGGTCTGCAAGGGTCAAAAATTGCTCTGGAAAGACTTGGGTGCACACCTGATAACTAACCGTGATCAACTGCTGGCGGGCAATGGGGGCGAGCATTTCTAGATAGACATCATAAAGCTGACGCATTTCCGCCAAGGCGGCCAATAGCATCCCCTGTAACCCTAAAATTTCCCGCTCAACGGCTTCTAAGTTACCCGACATACACGCCTAACCGGCAAAACAGTGCTGCTGCGTTTAAGAAGACTGTTTCTACAATCTATTACAAAATCTTGGCGAGGATAGCCTGTTCACCGACTCATGGCAAGATGGTGGGGTTGCAAAGGTGAGACAGAAACGTGGATATTATTCTCTGGCTGCAAGCAGTCATCCTCGGCTTCGTGCAAGGTATTACAGAGTTCTTGCCCATTAGCAGTACCGCTCACTTGATTCTCTTTAGTGACCTCTTGGGGTGGAAAAGTGTCTGGCATAAAACTGCCCTAGATGCGATGCAATTTGGTAGCGTGATCGCGGTTTTTGGCTATTTCTGGCAGGATATTCGCCAAATTGTCCAAGGGGCTTGGCAGGCATGGCAACAGCGGGATTGGCAGCGGGAAGAATGGAAACTGTTGGTTGGGATCACGGTGGGCACGATTCCCGCACTAGCGGCAGGACTTCTTCTGAAATGGGCCAAAGTCGAGTTGGATCGGCCTCAGATCATTGCCACGATGGCGATCGCCATGGCGATTCTTTTGGGACTCGCAGAAAAATGGGGTTCCCGCAAACGCACCTATCAAGACATTGGCATTTTAGATGGCTTTCTAGTGGGTTGTGGCCAGATGATTGCCCTGCTGCCGGGGGCTTCGCGTTCAGGATCGACGCTAACGACAGCTTTATTTTTAGGGCTGGAGCGGCAAACAGCGGCGCGCTTTTCTTTTCTGTTGGGCATTCCCACACTGACGATCGCCACCCTTGTCCAAGCCAAAGATGTTTTTGATGAGGGGACGCTGTTTATTCCTCTTGTGATTGCCACACTCTCGAGCATGGTTTTTTCCTATTTGGCAATCGCTTGGCTGCTGCGATTCCTGCAACGCCATTCCACTTGGGTTTTTATCTGGTATCGCATTGGCTTGGGAACTGCATTGTGGGGCGCGATCGCCCTCGGTAGTCTGCGAACCTAAGGAACAACATTTAGCAAAATTTAACCTAACCTGTGGTCGAGATCACAGGGAAACTACAGAGGCTTTGCCATACTGAGTATGAAATAGTGAAAGTAGGGAAAATTGTACAGGGACGCGATCGCTCTACAATGACGTGAGCAAGTAGCGCCCTGGCCGCTTACTTTGGAAACGGTAGGGAAACCAAACCATGGGTGTCTATGTCCAATAGGGCACTGAGTACTGATCATACTGACCTAAAGGGTTCTACCTTGTCTCTGTTGCAGGCATACCAAGACAACCCTGCACGCGAATTGCGGAATCGCCTTGTCGAGTTGAACATGGGACTGGTACGCAAGGAAGCCCATCGCTGGGTACAGTGCACCCAAGAAAGCTTTGACGACCTGATGCAAGTGGGCACCCTTGGCCTCATTCACGCCATTGAACGCTTTGATCAAAGTAAGGGAGTGGCCTTTAGTTCCTTTGCCATTCCCTACATTCGCGGTGAGATTCAACACTACCTGCGGGATAAAAGTCCGCAAATTCGCGTCCCCCGTCGTTGGCAAACCCTCCAAAGCCAAGCAAAGCGAGTCATTCAGGAGTTACGCCAACAACTGCAGCGTCCCCCCAGCGATAGTGAAATTGCCCAAGCCCTCGATGTCCCCCTTGAAGAATGGCAAGCGGCAAAATTTGCCAACTACCACACCACCCCGGTCAGCCTAGATGCCCCCACCTTTGAGGGTGAGGAAGATGCTGTTTCCCTCGGTGACATCGTGCCCGATCAACGGTACCAAAGTTTTCAACTCGCCCAAGAAGATCGCATTCGTTTGCAGCAGTGTCTGCAAAAACTAGAAGCCCGCACCTGTCAGATTCTGGAATTTGTCTTTTTGTACGATTTGAGTCAAAAAGAAACCGCTGAACGCTTGGGTCTAAGTGCGGTCACAGTCTCTCGCCAGATTAAAAAAGGCCTCCAAGCCCTACAACGGATGATGAGTCACGACGAGGCTGAATCCTGAAAACGCATAAAATATATTTATGATATTTATGGTTGATTTTGCTGCCCCCCTAGCGGCTTTAGCGGCACATCGTTGGTTCAAACTCATTAACGGTGCCAGTTTCCAAGATGTTGCCCAAATCTATAACCTGACCTTGGCCTATGCACTGGCAGGGGCTGATTGTATTGATGTGGCCGCCGACCCTGCCGTGATTTACGCGGCTAATGACGCTTTGACGGTTGCGGCAAGCCTTGGGGCCACTCGCCCCCTGCTGATGGTGAGCATCAACGATGGTGCTGACCCCCATTTTCGTAAGGCCACGTTTGATCCGAGTCGCTGTCCGCCAAGGTGCGATCGCCCCTGTGAACGCATTTGCCCTGCCACTGCCATTCGCTTTGATGAACAGGTGCAGGGGGTGGTGCGCGATCGCTGTTATGGTTGTGGCCGCTGTTTACCCCTCTGCCCCTTGGGCTTGATTCGCACCGATGAGCAACCCGCAGTCTTTGAGCAAATCACGCCCCTGATCCAGGCGGGCACGATCCAAGCCCTCGAAATTCATACTCAACCCCAACGCTACAGCGCCTTTCACGAGCTTTGGCAGCGAGTTCGTCCTTGGGTGCGCTATTTACAGGTGCTGGCCATCAGTTGTCCCCAAGGAGAGGGAGTAATTGACTATTTGCGCTGGATCAATGGGCAGATTCAACCGTTGGAATGTGCCCTCATTTGGCAGGCGGATGGTCGTCCCATGAGTGGCGATATTGGTGATGGCGCAACGCGAGCCACCATTCAATTGGGTCAAGCCATTTTAGGGGCAAATTTACCCGGATTTGTGCAGTTGGCGGGCGGCACAAATGGCCATACGGTTGCTAAACTCAGGGCAATGGGATTGCTAGATCCACAGGGAATTGCTGGTGTTGCCTATGGTAGTTATGCTCGCAAACGCCTTGCCCCT includes:
- a CDS encoding mechanosensitive ion channel — its product is MLAQISTEETSQIVGENSVNPAFDLNNLGSLLAQVIIAVALLLIGWIVATILAKITRSVLKRLRVDERLTQFFGGNESLQSISVTAILAAVVFWVIFLLAVVAFLDALRLTTVSQPLNAFLNQVFSFLPKLGAAILLADVAWVVATISKMVVTQSARSLNLDRQLPLESEGNGSSEGPATMSVAEMLGNTLYWFVFLFFLPLILGVLDLQGSLQPVQNLLNDILGALPFVFKAVIIAVVGWFIARIVRSLVVNLMTAMGIQRIGQRLGLGQTSLGESLATVIGTIVYVLVLIPTAIASLDALQIVAITEPATAMLNQVLTALPKIFTAAIILLLAYVIGRFVAETLTNFLQTIGFDQVFVWLGLERPTVDSQESQPAEAPEQRWRQPSEVMGIVALVGVLLFGAIAAVDVLDIPALSAFVTALVVVIGRVLVGTLIFAVGLYFANLVFRLLASSGTSQGRFLAQAARLATMTFVGAMALQQMGIATSIVNLAFGLLFGSIAVAIALAFGLGCRQIAASQVEEWLNLLKGRNSENS
- the folE gene encoding GTP cyclohydrolase I FolE; the encoded protein is MSQQSRNQLLTVQSSLESIPTCVSTQVSDAEMEQAVRTLLIGLGENPDREGLRDTPKRVVQALKFLTSGYRQSLDDLLNDAVFYEDTNEMVLVRDIDLFSCCEHHILPIIGRAHVAYIPNGRVIGLSKIARICEMYARRLQVQERLTQQIADALQGLLKPQGVAVVVEATHMCMVMRGVQKPGSWTVTSSMQGVFAEDARTRQEFLDLIRHQPSFR
- the ftsH2 gene encoding ATP-dependent zinc metalloprotease FtsH2, which encodes MKVSWKTVLLWSIPLLLMGVLLWQGASNFMLNQSQPPLNTASTRMSYGRFLNYLDAGRISKVDIFDNGRTAIVDVSDPELINGRPLRVRVDMPGTAPEVISKLREQHVEIDVHPARNDGALWGLLGNLLFPVLLLGGLFFLFRRSSNVPGGPGQAMNFGKSRARFQMEAKTGVMFDDVAGVDEAKEELQEVVTFLKKPEKFTAVGARIPKGVLLVGPPGTGKTMLAKAIAGEAGVPFFSISGSEFVEMFVGVGASRVRDLFRKAKENAPCLIFIDEIDAVGRQRGAGIGGGNDEREQTLNQLLTEMDGFEGNTGIIVIAATNRPDVLDAALLRPGRFDRQVVVDAPDIKGRLAILKVHARNKKLAPEVSLEAIARRTPGFTGADLANLLNEAAILTARRRKPAITMLEIDDAVDRVVAGMEGTPLIDGKSKRLIAYHEVGHAIVGTLLKEHDPVQKVTLVPRGQARGLTWFMPSEDSGLISRSQLMARMAGALGGRAAEYVVFGDAEVTTGAGNDLQQVTAMARQMVTRFGMSDLGPLSLETQNGEVFLGRDLVSRTEYSEEIAARIDAQVRELVQHSYELAIKIIRDNRVVIDRLVDLLVEKETIDGEEFRQIVAEYTVVPDKERFVPQL
- the recG gene encoding ATP-dependent DNA helicase RecG — protein: MSLDWPRLQRALAIETARGFCNLQGNTYRFNEYLHAALMQAPLQQLPLQMRDRWQETAAAYAHYNDLSPSQRQHLVVKTRQLLHDVHKQLTSPPPRPRPLDQALKTVNGIGERTAAKLEKLGLYRVADLIYYFPRDHIDYARQVPIQQLQAGETVTLVGKVRRCNCFTSPRNAKLTILEIVLQDRTGQIRLSRFYAGARYAQRGWQEQQKRLYAPQTIVAASGLVKLTKYGLTLEDPQLEVLDHAGAEIDSLTIGRIVPVYPLTEGVSPDVIRRAVDRVLPLVQGYPDPLPQGLRQRHQLLPLDMALRHIHFPPDRTQLSLARRRLIFDEFFYLQLGLLQRRRQQQQQASAPLNPQGELIEQFYQGLPFQLTGAQQRVVAEILADLERPIPMNRLVQGDVGSGKTVVAVIALLAAVQSGYQGALMAPTEVLAEQHYRKLLEWLTPLHVPVELLTGSIRTAKRRQILDQLATGELPVLVGTHALIQEGVTFQRLGLVVIDEQHRFGVAQRAKLQAKGLLPHVLTMTATPIPRTLALTLHGDLDVSQIDELPPGRQPIQTTVLGRGDRSCAYDLIRREVAQGRQAYIVLPLVEESEKLDLKSAIAEHERLQTEIFPNFRVGLLHGRMVSSEKDATIQAFAKGELDILVATTVVEVGVDVPNATVMLIEHAERFGLSQLHQLRGRVGRGAQQSYCLLLNSSRNDVAKQRLNVLAQSQDGFFIAEMDLRLRGPGEVLGTRQSGLPDFALASLVEDQDCLEAARSAASELIAQDPELRGYPLLQAVLQQRRDRLLEGMMN
- a CDS encoding undecaprenyl-diphosphate phosphatase, which codes for MDIILWLQAVILGFVQGITEFLPISSTAHLILFSDLLGWKSVWHKTALDAMQFGSVIAVFGYFWQDIRQIVQGAWQAWQQRDWQREEWKLLVGITVGTIPALAAGLLLKWAKVELDRPQIIATMAIAMAILLGLAEKWGSRKRTYQDIGILDGFLVGCGQMIALLPGASRSGSTLTTALFLGLERQTAARFSFLLGIPTLTIATLVQAKDVFDEGTLFIPLVIATLSSMVFSYLAIAWLLRFLQRHSTWVFIWYRIGLGTALWGAIALGSLRT
- a CDS encoding RNA polymerase sigma factor SigF, with the protein product MSNRALSTDHTDLKGSTLSLLQAYQDNPARELRNRLVELNMGLVRKEAHRWVQCTQESFDDLMQVGTLGLIHAIERFDQSKGVAFSSFAIPYIRGEIQHYLRDKSPQIRVPRRWQTLQSQAKRVIQELRQQLQRPPSDSEIAQALDVPLEEWQAAKFANYHTTPVSLDAPTFEGEEDAVSLGDIVPDQRYQSFQLAQEDRIRLQQCLQKLEARTCQILEFVFLYDLSQKETAERLGLSAVTVSRQIKKGLQALQRMMSHDEAES
- the ldpA gene encoding circadian clock protein LdpA produces the protein MVDFAAPLAALAAHRWFKLINGASFQDVAQIYNLTLAYALAGADCIDVAADPAVIYAANDALTVAASLGATRPLLMVSINDGADPHFRKATFDPSRCPPRCDRPCERICPATAIRFDEQVQGVVRDRCYGCGRCLPLCPLGLIRTDEQPAVFEQITPLIQAGTIQALEIHTQPQRYSAFHELWQRVRPWVRYLQVLAISCPQGEGVIDYLRWINGQIQPLECALIWQADGRPMSGDIGDGATRATIQLGQAILGANLPGFVQLAGGTNGHTVAKLRAMGLLDPQGIAGVAYGSYARKRLAPFHAIADQPWQTVPAVLAAAVAEAATLVSPLKSVPSPSVPYG